A section of the Clostridium felsineum DSM 794 genome encodes:
- a CDS encoding LytR/AlgR family response regulator transcription factor, which translates to MSKIKCVLLGDEIKNLGELKFILKEYDDIEIIGAAKNDHFAMEFMKKLEPQAVFFDINNYDSNCIDVAKEIKKIDGAIAVVFITAYDKYAVSAFEAKVLDYILKPFDDIRMRKTIERLKEYVSIMRPIENRVLELLNGFKKVSKNYFVNKIPCENEGKIVLVDINDIYFCYIKNEKTYIKLNDNIYTTSNNLSEIEKKTRFFRAHRSYLVNVDKVFEIYSWFNGTYKLVMKDYTKSEVPVSRGNVRKLKEMINI; encoded by the coding sequence ATGAGTAAAATAAAGTGTGTTTTATTAGGGGATGAGATTAAAAACTTAGGTGAGTTGAAATTCATATTAAAAGAATATGATGATATTGAAATAATAGGGGCAGCTAAGAATGATCACTTTGCGATGGAGTTTATGAAAAAATTAGAACCACAGGCTGTGTTTTTTGATATAAATAATTATGACTCTAACTGTATAGATGTGGCAAAGGAGATAAAAAAAATTGATGGTGCTATTGCAGTGGTTTTTATAACCGCTTACGATAAATATGCTGTGTCGGCTTTTGAAGCCAAAGTGCTTGATTATATATTAAAACCTTTTGATGATATAAGAATGAGAAAAACTATAGAAAGACTTAAAGAATATGTAAGTATTATGAGACCAATAGAGAATAGAGTGTTAGAACTATTAAATGGATTTAAGAAAGTAAGTAAAAATTATTTTGTGAATAAAATACCCTGCGAGAATGAAGGGAAAATTGTACTTGTAGATATAAATGATATATATTTTTGCTATATAAAGAATGAAAAAACTTATATTAAGCTAAATGATAATATATATACAACCAGTAATAATTTAAGTGAGATAGAGAAAAAGACAAGATTTTTTAGAGCACATAGAAGTTATCTTGTGAATGTTGATAAGGTTTTTGAGATTTATTCCTGGTTTAATGGTACATATAAGCTTGTTATGAAGGATTACACAAAATCAGAAGTTCCAGTTAGTCGTGGAAATGTTAGAAAACTTAAAGAAATGATAAATATATAA